A genomic segment from Triticum dicoccoides isolate Atlit2015 ecotype Zavitan chromosome 1A, WEW_v2.0, whole genome shotgun sequence encodes:
- the LOC119363927 gene encoding uncharacterized protein LOC119363927: protein MLATPSMAPDPLNNASKSSYMLLRVLFFRLVLGLQVESSLSVEIISFWLWLQQGNGQVGYLRHIYSLGDNHFRAIVSSAKLLLEVLHFAFGGSEARSIPRSDFQNQAIEGISLYLNTICYEALEDLRERIEMNFVRNQMTYLRQEAYGQSRTDRVPAASSMTDLYQEAYGESSHEQIPNISMTDLYQEANGESSHEQIPNSSKHLLTKIKALYSNNPKHHGEGTSSRNIRVQTSQMCHGEGSSSRNIHPQTSRMFHHDTEDEVYDYQPTSHLVTLLDKLSLRENHNDAITQRLSDVPPDERTLFVTFSNGYPLTKDELHEFFMSSGGPWLRATASTPRTYSALASGLHRTRYHQGCRL, encoded by the exons ATGCTTGCCACACCTTCCATGGCACCAGATCCACTGAATAATGCTTCAAAATCTTCCTATATGCTACTTCGAGTGTTGTTCTTTCGTTTGGTCCTTGGTCTTCAAGTTGAGTCTTCCCTTTCCGTGGAGATAATTTCCTTTTGGTTGTGGCTCCAACAAGGGAATGGCCAAGTTGGTTACCTTCGGCACATATACTCTCTTGGTGACAACCATTTTCGCGCAATTGTTTCTTCGGCAAAACTTTTGCTGGAAGTTCTCCATTTTGCGTTCGGTGGTTCAGAGGCCAGATCTATACCAAGAAGTGACTTTCAGAACCAAGCTATTGAAGGAATTTCTCTCTACCTCAATACTATCTGTTATGAGGCCTTAGAAGATCTTCGAGAAAGGATAGAGATGAATTTTGTCCGTAATCAGATGACATACCTGCGCCAAGAAGCCTATGGACAGTCCAGGACTGATCGGGTTCCTGCTGCAAGCTCG ATGACGGATCTATACCAAGAGGCCTATGGAGAATCATCGCATGAACAGATTCCTAATATCTCA ATGACAGATCTATACCAAGAGGCCAATGGAGAATCATCGCATGAACAGATTCCTAATAGCTCG AAACACCTTCTTACCAAGATCAAGGCTTTGTATTCTAACAATCCGAAGCATCATGGAGAAGGCACAAGTTCTAGAAATATCCGTGTTCAAACAAGTCAAATGTGTCATGGAGAAGGCTCAAGTTCAAGAAATATCCATCCTCAAACGAGTCGTATGTTCCACCATGATACAGAGGACGAAGTATATGATTATCAGCCAACCtcccatttggtcacattgctggaTAAGTTGAGCTTAAGAGAGAACCATAATGATGCA ATCACGCAACGCCTATCTGATGTTCCACCTGATGAGAGAACTTTGTTCGTGACATTTTCTAATGGCTATCCACTGACCAAGGATGAACTACATGAATTTTTTATGAG TAGTGGAGGCCCCTGGTTAAGAGCTACGGCATCGACGCCACGGACCTACTCAGCTCTCGCTTCAGGGCTACATCGAACTCGCTATCACCAAGGGTGCAGGCTCTAG